From the genome of Leishmania donovani BPK282A1 complete genome, chromosome 10, one region includes:
- a CDS encoding nucleoside phosphatase, putative, producing the protein MSRVFVAFFAAVLFVVFLTAYDVGVGTANPLQSRHMQLTQNAVKKSEANLVNCREVNADLKSGGGVNAAQAIAEMRRQREELMNIVALERERVVSARSLLQVCEDELASDLSVLFGVADHNFTARIRSLEEKRKHLEGLHSMLNTTPFGAVELRRSSEIRALQAALLHEMRASKKKAENGVANGEACTKTSDKYSVVFDIGSTGNRVHVYKYRVAPATHTAAAAGSELSDIDLVEELFELNHKALSELDNPVQDAPEALWELFMKAKYFVPAELHACTAVEFKATAGLRMLGMEKATEILDGIRARYRNETFWLRGNAPVRILDACEEGPMAWLTVNYLLGVFSRGTKATASTVAVIDLGGGSTQIVFEPGESAFHGMRTDLRYSATLGSRSVSAYQHSYEGYGLHAATKELLFHIQGKSQEKPGGGTTTSTATTTTTTTPANSGDKALPVWNVLGNLGADGSSERDGIVTKRAPPMPPPPLPDAEAVEAFPCFAVGYEDPLGVKNIKKNNAGEPAMPPNFQACANLFRDRLLKPVGLTCEAANCGIAGVMQPPLTNFTGEIYVFSFIFDLLALANSSLVPAGAAVSREKFEVKLPDLATIAEGHCAAFSLTRIAEATAKEGLGSLKPEYECMYYSYVYALLRYGYEVPEDRVLHVVKKIRGYETAWSLGASLLSLT; encoded by the coding sequence ATGAGTCGCGTCTTTGTTgccttcttcgctgctgtgctttTCGTCGTCTTTCTCACCGCATACGACGTCGGCGTTGGCACCGCCAACCCGCTTCAGTCGCGGCACATGCAGCTCACGCAGAACGCAGTGAAGAAGAGTGAGGCAAATCTAGTGAACTGCCGCGAGGTCAACGCGGATTTAAagagcggtggtggcgtcaATGCCGCACAGGCGATTGCGGAGatgaggcggcagcgagaggaGCTGATGAACATCGTCGCGCTGGAGCGTGAGCGTGTAGTGTCGGCGCGTAGTCTGCTGCAGGTTTGCGAGGATGAGCTAGCCAGCGACCTCAGTGTACTCTTCGGTGTCGCCGACCACAACTTCACTGCGCGCATCCGGTCGTtggaggagaagcggaaACATTTGGAGGGTTTGCACTCGATGCTCAACACGACCCCGTTTGGTGCagtggagctgcgccgcagcagcgaaatCCGTGCACTGCAGGCGGCTCTCCTTCACGAGATGCGCGCCAGCAAGAAGAAAGCAGAAAACGGTGTGGCGAACGGCGAAGCGTGCACGAAGACTTCGGACAAGTACTCCGTCGTGTTCGACATCGGCAGCACTGGAAATCGTGTCCATGTCTACAAGTACAGAGTGGCCCCTGCCACGCataccgctgctgcggccggcAGTGAGCTCAGCGACATCGACCTCGTCGAGGAGTTGTTTGAGCTAAATCACAAAGCCCTTAGCGAGCTCGATAATCCGGTGCAGGATGCGCCGGAAGCCTTATGGGAGCTCTTCATGAAAGCCAAGTACTTTGTaccggcggagctgcacgcatgcacggcAGTCGAGTTCAAGGCTACCGCGGGACTGCGCATGCTGGGGATGGAGAAGGCCACCGAAATTCTTGACGGGATTCGCGCGCGCTACCGCAACGAAACGTTCTGGTTGCGCGGCAACGCACCGGTTCGCATCTTGGATGCCTGCGAGGAGGGCCCAATGGCGTGGCTCACGGTAAACTACTTACTGGGGGTATTCTCCAGGGGTACAAAGGCAACCGCCTCGACGGTGGCCGTCATCGACCTCGGAGGCGGCTCCACGCAGATCGTCTTCGAACCCGGCGAGAGCGCGTTCCACGGGATGCGCACCGATTTGCGCTACTCGGCAACCTTGGGCAGCCGGTCTGTGAGCGCCTACCAACACAGCTACGAAGGCTACGGCCTGCACGCGGCCACCAAGGAGCTGCTTTTCCACATTCAAGGCAAGAGCCAAGAGAAGCCGGGAGGCGgtaccaccaccagcacagcAACGACGACCACCACGACAACACCGGCAAACAGCGGCGACAAGGCTCTGCCTGTTTGGAACGTTCTGGGAAACCTGGGTGCAGACGGGagcagcgagcgagacggCATCGTCACCAAGAgagcgccgccgatgccaccaccgccactgccggacgcggaggcggtggaggcgttCCCCTGCTTCGCTGTCGGCTACGAAGACCCGCTAGGGGTGAAGAACATCAAGAAAAACAATGCCGGGGAGCCGGCTATGCCCCCGAACTTCCAGGCTTGCGCGAACCTTTTCCGCGATCGGCTGCTAAAGCCAGTGGGGCTGACATGTGAGGCGGCCAACTGCGGCATCGCTGGTGTCATGCAGCCACCGCTGACCAACTTCACCGGGGAAATCTACGTGTTTTCGTTCATCTTTGATCTGCTGGCCTTGGCGAACAGCTCCCTGGTGCCAGCAGGGGCTGCCGTGTCAAGGGAAAAGTTTGAGGTGAAGCTGCCGGACCTAGCGACGATTGCGGAGGGTcactgcgccgccttctccctcaccCGTATCGCCGAGGCGACCGCCAAGGAGGGCCTCGGTAGCCTGAAGCCGGAGTACGAGTGCATGTATTACTCCTACGTGTACGCGCTTCTCCGCTACGGGTACGAGGTGCCAGAGGATCGCGTGCTGCACGTGGTGAAGAAGATCCGCGGCTACGAGACCGCCTGGTCCCTCGGCGCCTCACTCCTCTCTCTTACCTAA
- a CDS encoding leucine-rich repeat protein, putative, whose translation MAMVHTTYPQCLSLVEADTAEVEVQQALEDGANTLYFSHHFNHTDVPPSIAALREQLEVLHIDNNYPFTAISPRVTALTNLRWLNASYCSLRSVDSSISRLSKLERLTLNNNLLTWLPLDVWQLKALEELHLDNNQLNVLPGGLLFLPRLRVLTLENNPLYTPEEVHGAAAATYIPAQRSVDCSACCIRSRNYKVFVTFHTIVGHRDVPFVHFVCSDECAVHVRTRLEAYDRAHLNQQ comes from the coding sequence ATGGCTATGGTGCACACAACCTACCCCCAGTGCTTGTCGCTGGTGGAAGCGGACACcgccgaggtggaggtgcagcaggcACTGGAGGACGGTGCCAACACACTCTACTTTAGCCACCACTTCAATCATACCGATGTCCCGCCCAGTatcgctgcgctgcgcgagcaaCTGGAGGTTCTCCATATAGATAACAACTACCCCTTCACAGCCATTTCTCCCCGCGTGACGGCGTTGACGAACCTGCGTTGGCTGAACGCGAGCTACTGCTCACTCCGCAGCGTGGACTCCTCGATCAGCCGCCTGTCAAagctggagcggctgacGCTGAACAACAATTTGCTGACCTGGCTGCCGCTCGATGTCTGGCAGctgaaggcgctggaggaaCTGCACCTGGACAACAACCAGCTCAATGTGCTGCCCGGGggcctcctcttccttcctcGCCTTCGTGTTTTGACACTGGAGAACAACCCTCTCTACACGCCCGAGGAGGTTCATGGGGCGGCTGCAGCAACCTACAttccggcgcagcgcagcgtggACTGCAGCGCATGCTGCATCCGGTCCCGCAACTACAAGGTCTTTGTCACCTTCCACACGATCGTGGGCCATCGCGACGTCCCGTTTGTGCACTTTGTGTGCTCCGACGAGTgcgccgtgcacgtgcgcacgcgcctgGAGGCGTATGACCGGGCCCACCTCAACCAGCAGTGA